In the genome of Abyssalbus ytuae, the window AGCTTCAATTTTTCTAATGATATGGTTTTTACTGTTGGTTATTGTCAGAATAATTTTTGGGGACTCTTCAATACGTTCATCTTCAACTGTATCCCAGCCCGGAAAGGTAATATCTTTTTGGCGTAATTTCTTTTCAGATGCTTTTCTCAGTTCCTTATTAGTTTTCAAACTGTCTTTTAAATAATAGGTAAAAACAGCGCCGAAAGGAGGATTCGGTGCGGAGAAATGACCAGCGCCTTGTGAGCCTTTAAGATCATCAAAATCTAAATGAGCCCTGGGGATATACCACCATGCATCCCGGGTAGGAAAAAGAATAACTTTTTCCTGTAATTTTTCGTTTGTAATATTTCTTAAGGGTGTATAGTCATCCAAAACAAAAAAACCTCTTCCAAAAGATGCCCCGATGAGGTCATTTTCTCTTCTTTGTATAGCTAAATCCCTGAAAGAAATGGTGGGTACACCTCCTTTAAGTTTAATCCATTTACCCCCGCCGTCTACCGTAAAATATATGCCAAATTCAGTTGCTGCAAATAATAGTTGGGGATTCACATGATCTTGTACCAACCTCCAGATGAGGGTTCTGTCGGGTAAATTACTCCTTATTGATTTCCATGTTATGCCTTTATCCGTACTTTTTAATAAATACGGAGTAAAGTCACCATATTTATGATTGTCTAAAGCTACATAAACAGTGTTTGCATCAAACAGGTCGGCTTTTATATCATTAACAAAGGCAGTAGAAGGGACACCTGGTAGTGTATTTACATCAATTTTTTTCCAGTCATTATCGCCATTTTTTACTTGTATATACCCGTCATCTGTTCCTGCATAAAGCAACCCTTCCTCAACAGGTGATTCTGCAAGGGAAGTAATCGTATTGTAATTGGACATAGCTAAAAAGTCCCACGGAGCATCCCAGGATTGTTTTTTCCCCATGATGGGTAATTCAATACGCTCCTGATTTTTTGTAAGGTCTCCTGAAATAGCAGTCCATTCATTGCCTCTGTTTTCCGATTTCCAAACTCTTTGAGAAGCAAAATAAATACGGGTAGGAGAGTGGGGACTTACCAATATGGGTGAATCCCAGTTAAAGCGTTCGTAGTTTTCATTTTCTCCTGGTTGAGGTTGAATATCTATTACCTCTCCGGTAGATAGATCAATTCTGGAGAGAGTTCCTTCCTGGCGTTCCCCATACATAATATTTGGATTTCCCGGTTCGGTCGCGGGTTGATGACCATCCCAATCCAGTACAATTTTCCAATCGGAATTCTGAATTCCATTTGCATTATCTGTTCTGCTTGGTCCTCCCTGGGTACTATTGTCCTGGGTTCCTCCGTAAATATTATAAAACGGCCCGGCATCATCCACGGCAACTTTGTAAAACTGGGTAACCGGAAGGTTATTGAAAAATCTCCAGTTTTCAGCTAAATCATAGGTTTCATAAAGGCCGCCGTCGGTGCCTACCAGCAAATAATCAGGATCACTTTTCTTAAAAGCAATTGCATGATTATCGGAATGTTTAAATTCTTCTTTCATCCGTTTGAAAGTTTTGCCGCCATCATCCGATATTTGCATTCTTACATCAACCAAATAAAGTTTTTCAAATTGATGCGGGGAAGCATATAATTCCTGATAATAATGAGGGCCTGTGGCGCCTGAAACCGCATCTGATTGTTTTTTCCAGGTAGCTCCCTGGTCCGCAGATCGATAAACTCCTCCGGTTCTCCTATCCAGTTCAATCGCAGCATAAATTATATCAGGTTTTTGAGGAGAAATAGCCAGACCTATTTTACCCATCCATGAAGTAGGTAACCCTTTTTCCAGTTTTTCCCATGTTTCGCCGCCATCTGTACTTTTATAAATGCCTGATCCGGGTCCCCCGCCCATATATGCGGCTACGGTTCTGTGTCTTTGCCATGTAGCGGCATACAATTGATCGGGATTTCGTGGATCAATCACTATATCAGTAACACCAATCCATTCTTTATCGCCCAAAGTTTTTATCCAGGTTTCACCCCCATCAGTTGATTTATACAACCCCCTGTCACCACCTTTACTCCATAAAGGACCCTGTGCTGCTACCCAAATTATATCAGAATTTTCAGGGTGAACAATTATTTTAGAAATGTGTTCTGAATTTTTTAACCCCATATTGACCCATGAGGCTCCTCTGTCTGTACTTTTGTAAACCCCATCTCCGTAGGCAACATGTCTTCCCCCAACGTTTTCTCCGGTTCCAACCCAAATAATATTAGTATTATTGGGATCTATAGTGACACATCCTGTAGAATAAGAAGCCTGATCATCAAAAACAGGATTCCAGGTTACACCTGCATTTTCAGTTTTCCAAACCCCGCCAGAACCTACCGCTACATACCATATGTTTTCGTCATGGGGATGGATGGCTATATCAGCAATGCGTCCCGACATAAATGCGGGGCCTATATTTCTTAATTTGATTCCTGTAAACACCGAGTCAGATAATGATGAGTTATCTGATTGTTTTCCTTTGTATTTTCTTTGTCCGAATGATTGAATTCCCACCAGCAATAGAAGTGTTGACAGGAGCATGGTAAATGTTAGTTTCATTATATAGTGAGTTATAAATGGTTGATAATGTTCCAATAAAAATACTTAAAAGTCTTTTATAAAGTAAAAAAAGCTCACAATATTGTAAGCTTTTTATTTGAGATAATCTTATTTATACGGAAATCATATTCCTGGCAATATTATAAAACAGGAGAATTATTTAATTTTTATCCCCATTTTGTTTAGCATCTTTTTTTCGAATGCCCAAAAGAATTTAAATTGGCCGAATAACCAACCAAACAAGATAAGCAACACCTGGTAAACAGGAAAAATCAGTAAAATTCTAATAAACCAGTAGAACCATATGTTGGTGTTTTGCTTGTTTATACCAATAAATTCAGTAAGAGGGCTTGCGATTTTGGCAGCTGTGGATCCGGTAATTGCAAAAACAATAAAAATTATAAGCAATTGAAAATTAGAATTTATACCCCACCGTTTTTTAAGCTTGTCCATTTAATTTATTTTCAACTGTAAAGATAAAAAGATAATCTTAATTAAGGCGTGGGAAAAATGGTCCTAACCTTTGATTGTATTTACGTTGAAAATATAAGAAGTAATTGTATAGCTGGTAATTAACTTCATAACCATAGTCAATATCCGGATCATAATTTATTTGCATCTCATACAAATTAGGATTATATCGGGATGGATTTAAAACTCGTTGATTCCAGTTTATTACATAAATCTGATTTCTGTTTTCCATAAATTGCTGTGAATAGTAACCTCTGGACATTGCTATGCTGTTTAACCATGTATAAAATCCCGGGTCAATTATGATTATTTCGTATTCAACACTATCATTTGCAATTTTAACAGGTTCTCCTTTCTGGGAGTTGAAGGCTTCTTTCTCGGCATTAGTTATGTTTAAATTTTCATTATTATTTGTGTGAGATGAACCACAACTTGAAAAAATAATCACAAAAATTAATATGCCGCATAAATATTTCATACTATAACACTTTACTTAAAGGTACAAAAAAAGCCGAAAATTGCTTTCGGCTTTAGTATAATTTTAATATGTAAAACTCTTATTTTTTACCAAATAAGCCTCCTAATATGCCTCCAAGGCCACTTCGTTTTTTTCCACCGCTTAGCACCATTCCGGCCACATCATCAATTACACTTCCATCGCCGTCGGCATCGAGGATGGTTTCAATAAAACTTCTTTCACTTTTAGCTGAACTTCCACCTAATAACCCCCCTAGTAAACCTCCTAAACCATTTGCACTACTAACATTTTGTTGCCTGGTTTGTTTTCCTAAATATCCCATTAATATAGGAGCAGCAATTTTTAAAATTTGTGAAACCGTACCAGCATCCAGACCGGATTTTTCACTTATCGCATTTTGAACAGGAGCCTGCTTTGTACCCAATACATGGCCAAGTATACCAGCACCATCTTGCAAAACATCATTATCCACACCACCACTAAACAAACTTCCAAGGTTGTCTAAAATACTACCGTCATGTTTCCCACTCAAAGCACCCATTAATCCTTCGGCTCCTTGCTGAGTTGAAGCGTTTCTTTGCATAGCTCCCATTAATACTGGTAAAGCCATGGTCAAAACATCAGATGTTTTGCTTTGTGAAGCTCCTGTTTGGCCACTTACTCCTCCAATAATTTGTTTACCGAGGTCACTATTTAATAAATCTAAAATTCCGGACATTTTTATTTTTTTTATGATTAACACTCCAAGTTAATGAAAAGACATCTAAATTATAGGTGATAAGGCAGGCAAAATTTTAATTCGATAAAATGTAGGTTTATATCTATGTAATGCAGGATTAATAATCAGATTATTATAATCTGATAAAATTACTGGCATAAGAACAAGTTATTATTCTTAATGAATAATTAATTTCGAAGATTGTTGTTTTTACGATGATATATTTATCTTTTTAGATTCTTTTACCAGATAAATATTCATAAAGGCTAATAAGTGCAAATGCAATTAATCCAGCCATTAATCCTACAAGTATTTGTCCAATCATTTTAGCAAGTATTTAATGATATGAATTTAACTTTTGTTTAAGTTTATGAGAAAAAATATCGATGAACAAACTGTTAATTTGGTTCTAATGTAATTTTTTAAATTTTACATTTACTAATCACCATCACAACTAATTGATTTTTAATTGATTAAATATATGAACTATATTATTTAATGATTAGTAATATATTTTTTACTTTCACATAATGATAAAATGGGATAGGTGAAAAACAAAAAACCGATGGGGTTACCATCGGTTTATAATTTATAAAAATTTTAAGGTAATTACCTTTTCAATATTTTACTGATTTGATCTGCAAGTTCAGTACCGATTCTATCCTGCGCTTCATTTGTAGCAGCCCCAATGTGGGGGGTAAGAGAAATTTTATTGTGCATTAATACTTTTATTGCAGGAGTGGGCTCATTTTCAAACACATCTAAACCTGCAAAGGAAATTTTTTCTTTATCCAACGCATCCACCAACGCAACTTCATCAATAACACCACCTCTTGCTGCATTAACAATACCTGCTCCATCTTTCATAATTTCAAATTCAGGCTTACCAATTACATAATCTTTTTGAGCAGGAACGTGTAGAGTGATAAAATCAGATTGTTTTAAAACTTCTTCTTTTGAGATGGTTTTAATATTGAAATTAATTTTTTGTCCATCAAAAAATTCCAAAGGGATATTAACTTCTTCTATGAAAGGGTCGTAAGCTATAACTTTCATACCCACACCTAAAGCTATTTTAGCTGTAGCCTGCCCAATTCTTCCTATTCCAATAACACCTAAAGTTTTTCCTCTAAGTTCAATTCCTGCAGCATATGCCTTTTTTAACTGGCCAAATTTGCTTTCGCCTTCTAAAGGCATATTTCTGTTGGCATCATATAGAAAACGAACACCACCAAATAAATGGGCAAAAACCAGCTCGGCTACAGATTCTGATGAAGCAGCAGGAGTGTTTATTACACTAAGGCCTTTATCTTTAGCATATTGTACATCAATATTATCCATTCCAACTCCTCCACGACCGATTAGCTTTAAGGAAGGGCAGGAGTCAATAATATCTTTTCGTACTTTGGTAGCACTTCTTACAAGAATTGCGTCTACTTTATTTTCGTTAATATAATTTATAAGCTGTTCCTGGGCCACTTTGGTTGTAATCACTTCAAAACCTTCATTTTGAAGTGCATCAATCCCGCTTTGTGAAATCCCATCGTTTGCTAGTACTTTCATTTTTATTTATTAATAGTTTTTTATAGTTTTTAGTTTAAAGGTAACAGTTAATTAAATTTACAAACCTGTGGTTCATAAATACTGCTTAACTGTCAAAAGGGTATTCTACGCGTTTAAGCTTTTCTTTCCAGTTCTTTCATTATATCAACCAAAACCTGTACACTTTCTAATGGTAATGCATTATACATTGAAGCTCTGTACCCTCCAACACTTCTGTGTCCGTTAATGCCGTTGATGTCTGCTTCTTTGGCTAATTTATCAAACAATTCCTTGTGTGATTCGTTTACTAAATTAAATGTAGCATTCATGTACGACCGGTCTTCAGGAGCAGCAAAGCCTTTAAATAAAGGATTTCTGTCAATTTCGGCATACATGGTTTTAGCTTTTTCTTCGTTTTTCTTTTCGATGGCCTGAATACCTCCCAGGTCTTTTAGCCATTGCAACGTTAACATAGAAACATATACGGCGAACACAGGCGGAGTGTTAAACATGCTTTCTTTATCTATATGAATCCTGTAATCCAGCATGGAAGGGATGGTTCTTTCTACTTTTCCTAAAATATCTTCTTTAACAACTACCAGAGTTGTACCTGCAGGGCCCATGTTTTTTTGTGCTCCTGCATAGATTAAGCCAAATTTTGAAAAATCAAGCTGGCGTGAAAAAATATCTGAACTCATATCACTTACCAAAGTAACATCAGTATCAGGCACTTCTTTTATCTGGGTTCCAAAAATGGTGTTGTTAGTGGTAATGTGAAAATAGTCAGCATCAGCAGGTATTGAATAACCTTTTGGTATGTAATTAAAATTAGCGTCTTTAGAAGAAGCTACTTCTACTAATTCTCCAAAAAGTTTAGCTTCTTTAATAGCTTTTGATGCCCAGGTACCTGTATTGAGGTAGGCAGCTTTTCTATTTAAAAGGTTATAAGCAACACTTAAAAACTGTAAACTTGCACCTCCTTGTAAAAATAGGGCTTTATATCCTTTGTTTTCCAGTCCGAGAAGTTCCAGCACTAACGATTGAGCTTGT includes:
- a CDS encoding WD40/YVTN/BNR-like repeat-containing protein; translation: MKLTFTMLLSTLLLLVGIQSFGQRKYKGKQSDNSSLSDSVFTGIKLRNIGPAFMSGRIADIAIHPHDENIWYVAVGSGGVWKTENAGVTWNPVFDDQASYSTGCVTIDPNNTNIIWVGTGENVGGRHVAYGDGVYKSTDRGASWVNMGLKNSEHISKIIVHPENSDIIWVAAQGPLWSKGGDRGLYKSTDGGETWIKTLGDKEWIGVTDIVIDPRNPDQLYAATWQRHRTVAAYMGGGPGSGIYKSTDGGETWEKLEKGLPTSWMGKIGLAISPQKPDIIYAAIELDRRTGGVYRSADQGATWKKQSDAVSGATGPHYYQELYASPHQFEKLYLVDVRMQISDDGGKTFKRMKEEFKHSDNHAIAFKKSDPDYLLVGTDGGLYETYDLAENWRFFNNLPVTQFYKVAVDDAGPFYNIYGGTQDNSTQGGPSRTDNANGIQNSDWKIVLDWDGHQPATEPGNPNIMYGERQEGTLSRIDLSTGEVIDIQPQPGENENYERFNWDSPILVSPHSPTRIYFASQRVWKSENRGNEWTAISGDLTKNQERIELPIMGKKQSWDAPWDFLAMSNYNTITSLAESPVEEGLLYAGTDDGYIQVKNGDNDWKKIDVNTLPGVPSTAFVNDIKADLFDANTVYVALDNHKYGDFTPYLLKSTDKGITWKSIRSNLPDRTLIWRLVQDHVNPQLLFAATEFGIYFTVDGGGKWIKLKGGVPTISFRDLAIQRRENDLIGASFGRGFFVLDDYTPLRNITNEKLQEKVILFPTRDAWWYIPRAHLDFDDLKGSQGAGHFSAPNPPFGAVFTYYLKDSLKTNKELRKASEKKLRQKDITFPGWDTVEDERIEESPKIILTITNSKNHIIRKIEAPVTAGFHRIAWDLRYPASDAIKLKKQEFPYGEPQGLLAPPGKYTATLYQIINGESTLLSDPITFNVKPLKKGALESISHEESAGFWRNYEELTGKISGLNIEMEKALQRGEALQRALKYTQAQPGDFDKRLYNIHQGIKKLNIELNGNQSKIQVGEKTKPTINDRMFSLYIGLNRSTYGPTETHKKSMDIINNQLKDISQKFELIKSRMDTLYKDMKNAGSPYVED
- a CDS encoding DUF6787 family protein; amino-acid sequence: MDKLKKRWGINSNFQLLIIFIVFAITGSTAAKIASPLTEFIGINKQNTNIWFYWFIRILLIFPVYQVLLILFGWLFGQFKFFWAFEKKMLNKMGIKIK
- a CDS encoding DUF6146 family protein — translated: MKYLCGILIFVIIFSSCGSSHTNNNENLNITNAEKEAFNSQKGEPVKIANDSVEYEIIIIDPGFYTWLNSIAMSRGYYSQQFMENRNQIYVINWNQRVLNPSRYNPNLYEMQINYDPDIDYGYEVNYQLYNYFLYFQRKYNQRLGPFFPRLN
- a CDS encoding DUF937 domain-containing protein; the encoded protein is MSGILDLLNSDLGKQIIGGVSGQTGASQSKTSDVLTMALPVLMGAMQRNASTQQGAEGLMGALSGKHDGSILDNLGSLFSGGVDNDVLQDGAGILGHVLGTKQAPVQNAISEKSGLDAGTVSQILKIAAPILMGYLGKQTRQQNVSSANGLGGLLGGLLGGSSAKSERSFIETILDADGDGSVIDDVAGMVLSGGKKRSGLGGILGGLFGKK
- a CDS encoding D-2-hydroxyacid dehydrogenase, with the translated sequence MKVLANDGISQSGIDALQNEGFEVITTKVAQEQLINYINENKVDAILVRSATKVRKDIIDSCPSLKLIGRGGVGMDNIDVQYAKDKGLSVINTPAASSESVAELVFAHLFGGVRFLYDANRNMPLEGESKFGQLKKAYAAGIELRGKTLGVIGIGRIGQATAKIALGVGMKVIAYDPFIEEVNIPLEFFDGQKINFNIKTISKEEVLKQSDFITLHVPAQKDYVIGKPEFEIMKDGAGIVNAARGGVIDEVALVDALDKEKISFAGLDVFENEPTPAIKVLMHNKISLTPHIGAATNEAQDRIGTELADQISKILKR
- the serC gene encoding 3-phosphoserine/phosphohydroxythreonine transaminase; translation: MKKHNFSAGPCILPQEVMKKASEAVLDFNGLGLSLIEISHRSKDFVAVMEQAQSLVLELLGLENKGYKALFLQGGASLQFLSVAYNLLNRKAAYLNTGTWASKAIKEAKLFGELVEVASSKDANFNYIPKGYSIPADADYFHITTNNTIFGTQIKEVPDTDVTLVSDMSSDIFSRQLDFSKFGLIYAGAQKNMGPAGTTLVVVKEDILGKVERTIPSMLDYRIHIDKESMFNTPPVFAVYVSMLTLQWLKDLGGIQAIEKKNEEKAKTMYAEIDRNPLFKGFAAPEDRSYMNATFNLVNESHKELFDKLAKEADINGINGHRSVGGYRASMYNALPLESVQVLVDIMKELERKA